A section of the Trichomycterus rosablanca isolate fTriRos1 chromosome 6, fTriRos1.hap1, whole genome shotgun sequence genome encodes:
- the tmem45a gene encoding transmembrane protein 45A, with protein MGNFKGHALPGSFFLMGGLWWAVKHSLWYVTRRNRNAGAGRLATRATQHRLEIIEGAVILSFSVIGILAEQFAVNGPKFHLYDSSTQHWEKLMNWQHTAMYLFFALAGATSLIVHCTDAAPLALDRLLLGLAFFNEGFLFLYHLHGRDMLDVHVHMLLLYAVFGGAAVCLLEVFHRGNVLLELLRAALCLLQGSWFWQIAFVLYPPSEVKWDLSDHNNMMFITMCYSWHLAFALITVAVVLTTVTCILRSKLKRMQPMEMRLLKPCEREGDSEDEAL; from the exons ATGGGAAATTTTAAAGGTCACGCTCTACCTGGCAGTTTCTTTCTGATGGGTGGGTTGTGGTGGGCAGTAAAGCACTCGCTGTGGTACGTTACCCGCAGAAACAGGAATGCCGGGGCAGGACGGCTCGCGACACGAGCCACTCAGCATCGTCTAGAAATCATCGAGGGGGCTGTgattctttctttctctgttaTTG GTATACTAGCCGAGCAGTTTGCAGTGAATGGACCAAAGTTTCACTTGTATGACTCTTCCACTCAGCACTGGGAAAAACTGATGAACTGGCAGCACACAGCCATGTACTTGTTCTTCGCTCTGGCTGGGGCTACGTCCCTTATTGTCCACTGTACAGATGCAGCACCTCTGGCATTAGATCGCTTACTTCTGGGCCTTGCTTTTTTTAACGAAG GATTCCTATTCCTTTATCATCTGCATGGCAGAGACATGCTGGATGTCCACGTGCACATGCTGTTGCTGTACGCAGTGTTCGGAGGAGCCGCCGTCTGCCTCCTGGAGGTCTTCCACAGGGGAAACGTCCTGCTGGAGCTGCTACGTGCTGCTCTTTGTTTGCTGCAGGGCAGCTGGTTTTGGCAG ATTGCCTTTGTGCTGTACCCTCCCAGTGAGGTGAAGTgggatttgtctgaccacaacaACATGATGTTCATTACCATGTGTTACAGCTGGCACCTAGCATTTGCCCTCATCACTGTGGCTGTAGTGCTCACCACTGTTACATG TATTTTACGTTCCAAACTCAAGAGAATGCAACCTATGGAGATGCGTCTTCTAAAACCATGTGAAAGAGAAGGAGATTCTGAAGACGAGGCTCTATAA
- the sft2d2a gene encoding SFT2 domain containing 2a produces the protein MDKLRSVLSGNDGNDDGSSNILQAVDEASTLGWGTRVKGFVACLVIGVLCSVLGVCCLFFPRLGVLLFIVFYTFGNICSLASTMFLMGPMKQLKRMFDKTRALATIMMTACLVLTLCAAFWWKIFGLALLFVILQSLAFTWYGLSYIPFARDAILKFFSMTCSMCIK, from the exons ATGGATAAACTAAGGTCGGTGTTGAGTGGTAACGACGGGAACGATGACGGTTCATCTAATATACTGCAG GCAGTGGATGAAGCCTCCACGCTGGGATGGGGAACACGAGTGAAAGGATTCGTCGCCTGTTTGGTTATTGGAGTTTTGTGCTCCGTTCTG GGGGTTTGCTGTCTGTTCTTCCCCAGGTTAGGTGTGCTtctgtttattgtgttttacacatTCGGGAACATTTGCTCCTTAGCCAG CACCATGTTTCTGATGGGACCAATGAAGCAGCTCAAAAGGATGTTTGATAAAACTAGAGCATTAGCTACAATTATGATGACT GCATGTTTAGTGCTGACACTGTGTGCAGCATTTTGG TGGAAGATCTTTGGGCTGGCGTTGCTGTTTGTTATTTTGCAATCTCTTGCGTTTACGTG gTATGGACTTTCGTACATTCCATTTGCAAG AGATGCCATACTGAAGTTCTTTTCCATGACGTGCTCCATGTGTATAAAATGA